A genomic window from Flavobacterium phycosphaerae includes:
- a CDS encoding GNAT family N-acetyltransferase, with product MTTKIANQIAELLNNRNQLTVQYTEEKALANKDNYVYILDFEKVIACAESKKVQWYQWEVSHVSVAKDFEGKGFGNKILLDAERKARAGNARILQCTNKFYNSY from the coding sequence ATGACTACCAAAATCGCAAATCAAATAGCAGAACTTCTGAACAATCGAAATCAATTGACAGTACAATATACCGAAGAAAAAGCTTTAGCCAATAAAGACAATTATGTTTATATATTAGATTTCGAAAAAGTTATTGCTTGTGCAGAAAGCAAAAAAGTACAATGGTATCAATGGGAAGTTTCTCATGTTTCAGTAGCAAAAGATTTTGAAGGGAAAGGATTTGGAAATAAAATTCTTTTAGATGCAGAACGTAAGGCACGTGCTGGGAACGCAAGAATTTTACAATGCACTAATAAATTTTATAATTCCTATTGA